In Limisphaerales bacterium, the genomic window NNNNNNNNNNNNNNNNNNNNNNNNNNNNNNNNNNNNNNNNNNNNNNNNNNNNNNNNNNNNNNNNNNNNNNNNNNNNNNNNNNNTGGTTTTTTCTGCCGGGGGCTTTTTGGAGCATCCTCCCATGAGGAGCAACGTCGGAAAGCCCCAAATTAGTATGTGAATGAAGAGCTTCATTGGATGACCAATCCCGGTGAATAATATTTCAGTTGCTTGACCGCTTCCTTGGATAAGCGCGTGCGGCCGATCTTAAGCATGCGTAGGCTGCCCCAGCCCGCTAAGTGCCGCGCAGCGGAATCCGTGATCTCCGTGTCCGTGAGATCCAGCACGCGCGGCTGGAAGAGCACCGCCATGTGCTCGAGATCCGTATTTGTAATGCGCGCGTGCGCAAGGTTTACCGTAATCACTTCACCGGTAACGGGATGGCGCTCAAGTTTTCCGCCCACGGAATTCAGAGCGGCTTCGGAATCCATACCGTTAGTGCGCAATGCCACTGTGAAAGGGCCATTCGCGGCTGCCTTGAGTTGAGGTTTGGGCAATGGCAGTGGCTGGTCGACTAATGAGGTGAACAGGTTGGTGAAAATCATATTTGCCTGCCACGCGTCGAGATCTTTCCATCGGAAATTCGCCGGGGCCAAACGCGTGCTGCTCAGGTAGGGCGGCCGGGCATGCGCGCCAAGTGTAGGATCAATCCCCAAGTACCACGAGACCGGCTGGTACGGGACCGTTTTCCGATACAACGGATCCGCGCCATTGGGCCGGGTCCGGATAAGGTGGGCGCGGTGGGCTTGCGTTATCCCCTCCCGTACTGTGTGATCTCTGGCGGCAAATTGCTGCACCTGCAACAGGCGCGCGCGTAGCAGTGCGGTTTCGCCGGTGTGATACGATTCCGCGCGCTTCTTGGCGAGGTCATCCATCTCCAATCGCGTGAACGCCAGCCATTGATTCACCAATATAAATCGCTCTGCATCGGTCACCACTTGTTTGCCGCGTATGGCCGTCAATAAACGATGGAATTGCTCGCGGTTGGCATCCACAAAGAGATCCAAGTCATTGGCCTTCTTGGGTTGAGCCTGAATTTTGTACCAACTCTTCCAGCCCTTGAGCAGCATTGGGATGCCCTGGGGCCAATTGGTTTGAACATTTTTCGCCCAATTAATGCTGCGCTCAAATTGCCACTCGCTGTCTGATTTTGCCTGCAACAGTGCCGCGCGGAAATACGGTTGCGCAGAAGGGTTTCCCAAAAAAAAGTCGACCAACGATTGCGCCAGAAAATAACCGACGCCTACATCGCCGATGACCTTTTCCCAATCATCATATTGTGTGGACGCAATGAAATCCACAAACTGCTCCGTGCTCATCTTTTGCACCAAATCCATGTAGCGTTGATATTGGCGCATGTTATCAATTTTCTTTTGCACGCCTAAATGTTGTTTGCGGTTGGAGTACCACTCTGGCAAACCTTCCGAAAGCCACAGCGGCATCACCCCGTAATTCGCCGCATGCACGGCGTGGCACATTTCGTGCAACAGCGTCGGGACGATTTCCCACGGCAACTCGTGGTTCCAATAACACACAATCGGGGTGGGTATTTGCGGCTCCATCCTCCGGTCATTCTGTTGGTTGACCCGCACGAGGATGCGCGTGTAGCCCAGCGTGCCCGGGCCCACGGTGCTGCCGTTGGCCGCCGAGTACTTCCGGTACGCCTCAAAGTTGGGCAGGAAATCAATTTTGTAATGAAACCCTTTGGGTACCGTGATGCCAATGGCGCGGTACTTGGTAATCAACAATTCTCCTTCTCGCGCAATATATTGCGCCAACGAAGGTGGAATAGCCGAACCGTGCGTGTTCATATACACTCGGCCAAACCGCTGATAACCCTGCTGGCCAAAGGCAGCGGGCGGCAACAACCACACCACCAAAAATGCAACCGCACAAACACCACGCACAAGGCACATTCGTTTGAATCTAATATCAATCATCATCAATAATCAACGGCATGGTGCGGGGTCGGTTCAATCTACCACTCCCCACCCCGACCCGCAACCGTCAATTAATTAAATAAATAACAAATACCTGAAATGGTTTTTCAATGGCGTGGAAGACCGTTGCGGTTGACCGAAGTTGTGCTAACAATTGCGTGCCAAATCCGGATCGATGGATTGGGTTCAGGCGTCCACCTGTTGGAGATCGGGAGTTTTCCTCCCGGTGGCTCTACCCCTGTGGTTTCGCTGCGTAGGCCGGTCAGTGAATTTTGCTATTCACCCTCAACATCACCCACGGGCGCAAGGATGGCCGCTCAAGACGCTTACGCGCGAACTTTGACTCGTCTGATTTTCATTATCCCCTAATTTCCCTTGATGCAGTAGAGATGCTTTTCCCCGCGCAGCAGAAGCTTGCTGTTCACCGGCACCGGCGAGGCGATGATGCGCTCGCCCATGTCATTCTCCGACAATAACTTGAAGCCGCCACTAATTCCCGCGACAAACACCGTGCCGTCCTCGCGGGCGGAATAAATCTTGCCGTCGCCGATGGACGGGCTGGAGTAGTAGCTCGCGCGGTTTTTGGGGAACTGACCCTTCCAGATCGTCTCGCCCGTCTTCGGGTTCGTGCACAGCACCTCGCCGCGGTCGCGCACGGTGTATACGCGGCCCTCATGCGCGGCGGGCGTCGGCACGAAACTGCTCGCGCCCGTTTCCCACGCGCGATGCGAAGCCGTCACGTCGCCCTTGCCGTTGAGCTTGATGCCCGCCAGCTTGCTGCCGCGCCCGTAGGGCACCACCGCCATATCGCCTACCTTCACGAAGGACGACACCACCACCCAGTTGCCGCGCTTTTGCGGATTAAAACCCGCGCAACTCCAGAGAATTTTCCCGTTGGCCGCATCGTGCGCCGTGAGTCGTTCCGCGCCCCACACCAGCAACGCCTCGCGTCCGTTTTGCTGCGTGACCAACGGCGTTGCATAGCTGTGGTCGCCCTCGCGCGGCGTTTTATAATTGCGCTCCACCTTCCACGCCAGCTCCCCCGTGCGCTTGTCAAACGCCAGCAGCCACGAGTTCCCCTCGCGCATCAATGCCATTACCACGTGCTTCTGCGTGAGCACCGGTGAAGTCCCAAAATCCCAGTACAACGAGTCGCGCCCATACGACGAGAGATCCTTTTGCCAAAGCACCTTCCCCTTAAAATCCACCGCCGCCAGCGTCTTGCTTTTAAAGAACGCGAAGAACGCCGTCCCATCCGTCACCGCCGAGGAATTGCTTCCCGAACCGTTCCGGTGCTTCCCCGGTTTCTCCCGGCCCAGCACCACCTGCCAGCGCTTCCGCCCATTCCAGTCAAACGCCAGCAACGCATCCTTCCCCTCCACCGGCGCGGTCAACACGATGTGATCCCCCCACACAATCGGCGTCGAGCACCCTTTTCCCGGTAACGCCACCCGCCACGCCCACTTCGCCTCGTCGGTGAGCTTCACGGGATACGCCCCGCCCGTCGCGCTGCCATTGACTTTCGGCCCCCGCCAACTCGGCCAGTTGTCAGCCATCACCGAGGCGGCCAAAGAGAGAGTGAGTGCGGCGGAAAAAAGAGTGTGCTTTGACATGCGCCCATTATAGGCACCCGCGAACACGCGGCAAAATAAAAAGGCGCCGTGAAAATGTTTTCGATAACTACCGGATGCACGCAACCGCCAATTCAGTTCCGGCGGGCGACCAGTTCGCACCATTGACTACAAGTGATCGTGGAGTATCGTGGGGGGAGGACAAATGGCCCAGTTTTTATCAAGATTCAAAGATGGGAACCAAATGGAAAAAGCTCATAGCAGGAACGGTCACATTGTTGCTGATACTTGGCTGCGACAGTTCAGATTTGCCCAAGCCAAACTCGCCCGCGGCGTCCGCCAATACGGCTCCCACGCCACCGATCGAGCCATGGAT contains:
- a CDS encoding PQQ-binding-like beta-propeller repeat protein, with product MSKHTLFSAALTLSLAASVMADNWPSWRGPKVNGSATGGAYPVKLTDEAKWAWRVALPGKGCSTPIVWGDHIVLTAPVEGKDALLAFDWNGRKRWQVVLGREKPGKHRNGSGSNSSAVTDGTAFFAFFKSKTLAAVDFKGKVLWQKDLSSYGRDSLYWDFGTSPVLTQKHVVMALMREGNSWLLAFDKRTGELAWKVERNYKTPREGDHSYATPLVTQQNGREALLVWGAERLTAHDAANGKILWSCAGFNPQKRGNWVVVSSFVKVGDMAVVPYGRGSKLAGIKLNGKGDVTASHRAWETGASSFVPTPAAHEGRVYTVRDRGEVLCTNPKTGETIWKGQFPKNRASYYSSPSIGDGKIYSAREDGTVFVAGISGGFKLLSENDMGERIIASPVPVNSKLLLRGEKHLYCIKGN